A region from the Sphingomonas sp. S2-65 genome encodes:
- a CDS encoding Cof-type HAD-IIB family hydrolase, giving the protein MAGPNAIRLLVSDIDGTLVRSDKTLSDAVVEAVAKVRQAGVPVTLISARPPSGMLWIAERLALTGPIGAFNGGTIAMPDGRIVSADRLAPDIAARTLAMLDRPGVTPWLFADGHWYAQDGENRNLPRERLAANVDPIFQADFTPLLGRVDKLVGVSDDHPLLAAIEGEMKAALGDGANVVRSQPYYLDVTAPSANKGDGIAALAKAYDVSLSAVAAMGDQYNDLPMFARAGLSVAMGQAPADVQSAADHVAKTNQDDGVADAITRFVLPALAG; this is encoded by the coding sequence ATGGCTGGGCCAAATGCGATCCGTCTGCTCGTGTCGGATATCGACGGCACGCTAGTTCGAAGCGACAAAACCTTGTCCGACGCAGTGGTGGAAGCAGTGGCGAAAGTTCGCCAGGCCGGGGTGCCAGTCACGCTGATCAGCGCGCGCCCGCCGAGCGGGATGCTGTGGATCGCCGAGCGGCTGGCGCTAACCGGCCCCATCGGCGCATTTAACGGCGGCACAATTGCAATGCCCGACGGCCGGATCGTCTCGGCCGATCGCCTGGCACCGGACATCGCTGCAAGAACGCTCGCCATGCTGGATCGGCCCGGCGTCACCCCGTGGCTGTTCGCCGATGGGCATTGGTATGCGCAGGATGGGGAAAATCGGAACCTGCCGCGCGAGCGGCTGGCGGCCAATGTCGATCCGATCTTTCAAGCGGACTTCACGCCGTTGCTCGGCCGCGTCGACAAGCTGGTGGGCGTCAGTGACGATCATCCGTTGCTCGCAGCGATCGAAGGCGAGATGAAGGCGGCATTGGGCGATGGCGCGAACGTCGTGCGGTCTCAGCCTTACTATCTCGACGTTACCGCACCAAGCGCCAACAAGGGCGACGGGATCGCCGCACTGGCAAAAGCCTACGACGTGTCGCTGTCCGCCGTCGCGGCGATGGGGGATCAGTATAACGACCTGCCTATGTTCGCGCGCGCTGGGCTGTCAGTCGCGATGGGGCAGGCTCCTGCGGACGTGCAGTCAGCGGCGGACCATGTCGCCAAAACAAACCAAGATGACGGCGTAGCCGATGCGATTACTCGATTCGTCCTCCCGGCCTTGGCCGGGTGA
- the zwf gene encoding glucose-6-phosphate dehydrogenase, producing the protein MSNAPRAPAATLVIFGAMGDLSKRLLVPAIVNLAEGGLIDDATAILGVSHHEGDDEALRGAMDDFVEDKEGWKALRTRISYLKGDFEDAATFQALADKVKGNAVFYLATAPGFFGPVVEALADAGLMNEGDGFRRVVIEKPFGTDLPSAQALNAQLLARVDEQQIYRIDHFLGKETVQNIMVTRFGNALLEAVWNSRYIDHVQITAAETVTVGTRGKFYDATGALRDMVPNHLFQLLSLVGMEPPNSFDADAIRTEKAKVIAAAKPVQPDRAARGRYEAGTIADKPVPAYVDEADIDAERHTETYAALKVEVETWRWSGVPFYLRTGKGLEARDTEIVIQFRDVPIALFRETGAANRPPNRLVLQLQPNEGISLDFVAKKPGPLTEIAPVSMDFHYADHFAVGHQTGYETLLYDVLTGDQTLFQRADQIEGGWRVVQPLLDAWAEGEPEGYAAGGTGPASADELIARDGRQWNEIA; encoded by the coding sequence ATGAGCAATGCGCCGCGCGCGCCGGCCGCGACGCTGGTCATCTTCGGAGCGATGGGGGACCTCTCCAAGCGCCTGCTGGTGCCGGCTATCGTCAACCTGGCCGAAGGCGGGTTGATCGACGATGCCACGGCCATTCTGGGCGTCAGCCATCATGAGGGCGATGACGAGGCGCTGCGCGGCGCCATGGACGATTTCGTCGAGGACAAGGAAGGCTGGAAGGCGCTTCGCACGCGCATCAGTTACCTGAAGGGCGATTTCGAGGATGCCGCCACCTTCCAGGCGCTCGCCGATAAGGTGAAGGGCAATGCCGTTTTCTATCTTGCCACTGCGCCCGGCTTTTTCGGGCCAGTGGTGGAGGCGCTGGCCGACGCCGGGCTGATGAACGAAGGCGACGGCTTCCGCCGGGTGGTCATCGAAAAGCCGTTCGGCACCGACCTTCCCTCCGCCCAGGCTCTGAATGCCCAACTCCTGGCGCGTGTAGACGAGCAGCAAATTTACCGGATCGACCATTTTCTGGGCAAGGAAACCGTCCAGAACATCATGGTCACTCGTTTCGGCAACGCGCTGCTCGAAGCGGTGTGGAACAGCCGGTACATCGACCATGTCCAGATCACCGCCGCCGAGACCGTGACAGTGGGCACCCGTGGCAAGTTCTACGATGCGACCGGTGCCCTGCGCGACATGGTTCCAAACCACCTGTTCCAGCTGCTTTCGCTCGTCGGCATGGAGCCGCCCAACAGCTTCGATGCCGACGCAATCCGCACGGAAAAGGCCAAGGTCATCGCCGCCGCCAAGCCGGTCCAGCCCGACCGAGCCGCGCGGGGCCGCTACGAGGCCGGCACGATTGCCGACAAGCCGGTGCCCGCTTATGTCGATGAGGCCGACATAGACGCTGAGCGCCACACCGAAACCTATGCCGCGCTGAAGGTGGAGGTCGAGACTTGGCGCTGGTCGGGAGTTCCTTTCTACCTGCGCACGGGCAAGGGGCTCGAGGCGCGGGATACCGAGATCGTGATCCAATTCCGGGACGTGCCGATCGCACTCTTCCGCGAGACAGGGGCCGCGAACCGGCCGCCCAACCGGCTGGTCCTTCAACTGCAACCGAACGAGGGGATCAGCCTCGACTTCGTTGCCAAGAAGCCAGGACCTTTGACCGAGATCGCGCCGGTCAGCATGGACTTCCACTATGCCGACCATTTCGCCGTCGGGCACCAGACCGGATATGAGACACTCCTCTACGACGTGCTGACGGGCGACCAGACGCTGTTCCAGCGCGCCGACCAGATCGAGGGGGGCTGGCGGGTCGTCCAGCCGCTGCTGGATGCCTGGGCGGAAGGCGAGCCCGAGGGCTACGCCGCGGGTGGCACGGGCCCGGCAAGCGCAGACGAGTTGATCGCCCGCGATGGTCGCCAGTGGAACGAGATCGCGTGA
- a CDS encoding DUF885 domain-containing protein codes for MRASYLVAVSATAILLSACTTVRGPAQSPQEAAAPAPAQPGAAAEQDASAALHALFKASDEDNLRRNPLNALFRGDMRYADQLGDSITDAYFDAERAAGDKDLAALGRIDRAALSETDQLAYDVFKWQTELALRSLSPEILPLNVVRPIDHFTGFHTFYPDLASGQGAAPFKTVKDYDDNIKRHHRYAWLIDQAIVRFRQGMESGVVQPKLVVRNVIDQLDLQLKQGVEGSTFYAPLKTFPADIPAADQARLRTQTAAVIRDEIRPAYQRLRDFLAREYLPAARAGDGLIHMKGGAKLYSYLIEQNTTLPLTAEDVHQLGLSEVARIHREMETVKAQVGFKGTLQEFFEYLRTNAKFRPASKEALRDEYYAIGKRVDARVGEIFSTLPKTKLEIRPVPDYREKNDAGGSYMQGAPDGSRPGVFYYNTYDLPSRSTWGQETLYLHEGAPGHHFQISLAQENEALPNFMRFGGNTAYVEGWALYAETLWDELGMETDPYQRFGGLNDEMLRAMRLVVDSGIHAKGWTRDQAIKYMLNNSSMGRTDATSEVERYIAMPGQALAYKIGQLKILELRAKAEQALGAKFDLKAFHAQVLMTGSLPMNILEQKIDRWIASQRN; via the coding sequence TTGCGCGCTTCCTATCTCGTCGCCGTATCGGCGACGGCTATTCTCCTCTCCGCCTGCACCACGGTGCGCGGTCCCGCGCAGTCGCCGCAAGAGGCGGCCGCACCCGCTCCGGCGCAGCCCGGCGCTGCTGCCGAACAGGACGCATCCGCCGCGCTCCATGCGCTGTTCAAGGCGAGTGACGAGGACAATCTCCGGCGCAATCCGCTCAACGCCTTGTTCCGTGGCGACATGCGCTACGCCGACCAGCTCGGCGACTCGATCACCGATGCCTATTTCGATGCGGAGCGGGCGGCGGGCGACAAGGATCTGGCGGCGCTGGGCCGCATCGACCGCGCGGCGCTCAGCGAGACCGACCAACTCGCCTATGACGTCTTCAAGTGGCAGACCGAGCTCGCGCTGCGCTCGCTCAGTCCCGAGATCCTGCCGCTCAACGTCGTACGCCCGATCGATCACTTCACCGGCTTCCATACCTTCTATCCCGATCTGGCGTCGGGGCAGGGCGCGGCACCGTTCAAGACCGTCAAGGACTATGACGACAACATCAAGCGGCACCATCGCTATGCGTGGCTGATCGACCAGGCGATCGTCCGCTTCCGCCAGGGCATGGAGTCCGGCGTGGTCCAGCCGAAGCTGGTCGTCCGCAACGTGATCGACCAGCTCGATCTTCAGCTGAAGCAGGGCGTCGAAGGCTCGACCTTCTATGCGCCGCTCAAGACCTTCCCGGCGGACATTCCGGCAGCGGATCAGGCCCGGCTGCGTACCCAGACCGCGGCGGTCATCCGCGACGAGATCCGGCCCGCCTATCAGCGGCTCCGCGACTTCCTCGCGCGGGAGTATTTGCCGGCCGCACGCGCGGGTGACGGCCTGATCCACATGAAGGGTGGCGCCAAGCTCTATTCCTACCTGATCGAGCAGAACACCACGCTGCCGCTGACCGCCGAGGACGTGCACCAGCTCGGCTTGAGCGAGGTGGCGCGTATCCACCGCGAAATGGAGACGGTGAAGGCGCAAGTCGGCTTCAAGGGCACGCTGCAGGAATTCTTCGAATATCTGCGCACGAACGCCAAGTTCCGCCCGGCGAGCAAGGAGGCCTTGCGCGACGAATATTATGCGATCGGCAAGCGCGTGGATGCGCGGGTGGGCGAGATCTTCTCGACCCTGCCGAAGACCAAGCTGGAAATACGCCCAGTGCCGGATTATCGCGAGAAGAACGACGCCGGCGGCTCGTACATGCAGGGCGCGCCCGATGGATCCCGGCCGGGCGTGTTCTACTACAACACCTATGATCTGCCTTCGCGCTCGACCTGGGGTCAGGAGACGCTTTACCTGCACGAAGGTGCGCCTGGGCACCACTTCCAGATCAGCCTTGCGCAGGAAAACGAGGCGCTTCCCAACTTCATGCGCTTCGGCGGCAACACGGCCTATGTCGAGGGATGGGCGCTTTACGCCGAGACGCTTTGGGACGAGCTTGGCATGGAAACCGATCCTTATCAGCGGTTTGGCGGCCTGAACGACGAGATGCTTCGCGCGATGCGGCTGGTGGTCGACTCCGGCATCCATGCCAAGGGTTGGACCCGTGATCAGGCAATCAAGTATATGCTCAACAACAGCTCGATGGGGCGCACCGACGCGACCAGCGAAGTCGAGCGCTACATCGCGATGCCGGGTCAGGCGCTGGCCTACAAGATCGGGCAGCTCAAGATCCTGGAGCTGCGAGCCAAGGCCGAACAAGCGCTCGGCGCCAAGTTCGACCTCAAGGCGTTCCACGCGCAGGTGCTGATGACGGGCTCGCTCCCGATGAATATCCTGGAGCAGAAGATCGACCGCTGGATCGCCTCGCAACGGAACTGA
- the gnd gene encoding phosphogluconate dehydrogenase (NAD(+)-dependent, decarboxylating) has translation MRLAMIGLGRMGANIARRLMRGEHEIVAFDRNAEAVAALAGEGATAAASLEDVVAKLAAPRIFWVMLPAGDPTQSTVDRLMELAEPGDIIIDGGNSFYKDDIRRGAEAKAKQLHYVDVGTSGGVWGLERGYCMMIGGDKETVDLLDPIFDTLAPGYGTISRTPGRDAPDDRAERGYIHAGPTGAGHFVKMVHNGIEYGLMQAYAEGFDILKGKSSEKLVPEERFDINLPDVAEVWRRGSVVSSWLLDLCAIGLAKDHSLEGFTGRVADSGEGQWTIDAAMEEAVPANVLTAALFARYRSRVDTTFGDKLLSAMRFGFGGHVEMPQ, from the coding sequence ATGCGTCTTGCCATGATCGGCCTTGGCCGGATGGGCGCCAATATCGCGCGCCGGCTGATGCGCGGCGAGCATGAGATCGTCGCATTCGATCGTAATGCCGAGGCTGTCGCTGCCCTGGCCGGCGAAGGCGCGACTGCTGCTGCTTCGCTGGAGGATGTCGTCGCCAAGCTGGCGGCGCCGCGCATCTTCTGGGTCATGCTGCCGGCCGGCGATCCGACCCAGAGCACGGTCGATCGGCTGATGGAGCTGGCAGAGCCTGGCGACATCATCATCGACGGCGGCAACAGCTTCTACAAGGACGACATACGCCGCGGCGCCGAAGCCAAGGCGAAGCAGCTCCATTATGTCGATGTCGGCACGTCCGGCGGCGTGTGGGGCCTGGAACGCGGCTATTGCATGATGATTGGCGGTGACAAGGAAACCGTCGATCTGCTGGACCCGATTTTCGATACCCTCGCGCCGGGGTACGGCACGATCTCGCGCACCCCCGGCCGCGATGCGCCGGACGATCGCGCCGAGCGGGGCTATATCCATGCCGGTCCCACGGGCGCCGGCCACTTCGTGAAGATGGTCCACAACGGCATCGAATACGGCCTGATGCAGGCCTATGCCGAGGGCTTCGACATCCTGAAGGGCAAGTCGTCCGAGAAGCTGGTTCCCGAAGAGCGGTTCGACATCAACCTGCCTGACGTAGCCGAGGTGTGGCGGCGGGGCAGCGTGGTCTCTTCCTGGTTGCTCGACCTGTGCGCGATAGGCCTTGCCAAGGATCATTCGCTGGAAGGCTTTACCGGACGCGTTGCCGATTCTGGCGAGGGCCAGTGGACGATCGACGCGGCAATGGAGGAGGCGGTGCCTGCCAATGTTCTCACTGCCGCGCTGTTCGCCCGCTATCGCAGCCGGGTTGACACCACCTTTGGCGACAAGCTGCTTTCCGCGATGCGCTTCGGATTTGGCGGCCATGTCGAGATGCCGCAATGA
- a CDS encoding bifunctional transaldolase/phosoglucose isomerase, with protein MTSRLQQLGEAGQAVWLDFVDRKFLSEGGLRKLVEEDGLTGVTSNPSIFEKAMGHGEAYDEGLHAFLGKADASVVDTYESQAIADIQAAAADLRPVFDRLDGRDGYVSLEVSPYLAEGTDTTVEEARRLWAAVGEPNLMVKVPGTKAGARAIRTLIEDGLNINVTLLFSLESYQAVAEAYLAGLEARVKKGEPIDGIASVASFFVSRIDAKIDKAIDTRLAAGGAESEALKAVRGKVAIANAKLAYAWYQDMIASPRWQALAAKGAMPQRLLWASTGVKDPAYPDTLYIDTLIGPDTVNTMPPKTMDAFREHGTVAQTLTQDVDAARHVLAEAERLGLGLDEVTTALVPDGVKQFADAADALLGAVAGKRTAFLGDRQNGMDADLPEPLEKAVEGRLEAARAEGWSRRLWQGDASLWTGKDEAKWLGWLPAARGTQTDPEALARLTALAKGHRDVVLLGMGGSSLGPEVLSLILGSANGGPKLHVLDTTDPGQISSVVGAIDPSEALFIVSSKSGSTMEPELLRAYFWDLAGKDGSRFVAVTDPGSKLEAAAKAEGFAMIFPGDPAIGGRYSVLSAFGMVPAAAMGIDIHAFFEATAPMVFACGPDVPPSANPGFQLGALLGEAALSGRDKLTILPSPGLVPFGAWLEQLIAESTGKQGKGIVPVDLEPAGEAVDYGSDRLFVHLHLAGDDDAALEAKLAALTQAGQPLVTIRVAKRELIGQEFFRWEIATAVAGAVIGIDPFDQPDVEDAKIATRKLVDAYEQTGALDPATALGETADFAIFAPGDAEFAATDPIELLRLHFASLFPPRYAGFLAYIERNDANAAAIEAMRVAVRDATQAATVAGFGPRFLHSTGQAYKGGPATGDFLVITRDPDPDVAIPGHRASFGTVQIAQARGDMDVLASRGQRVMRVHLKRGGRGIAALVDAVRAAVRV; from the coding sequence ATGACCAGCCGGTTGCAGCAGCTCGGCGAGGCCGGGCAAGCCGTGTGGCTCGACTTTGTCGACCGCAAGTTCCTGTCCGAGGGCGGCTTGCGCAAGCTTGTCGAGGAAGACGGGCTGACCGGCGTGACGTCGAACCCGTCGATCTTCGAGAAAGCGATGGGGCATGGTGAAGCGTATGACGAAGGGCTGCACGCCTTTCTCGGCAAGGCCGATGCCAGTGTGGTCGACACCTATGAAAGCCAGGCGATCGCCGACATCCAGGCGGCCGCCGCCGATCTGCGGCCCGTCTTCGACCGGTTGGACGGTCGCGACGGCTATGTCAGCCTGGAGGTCTCGCCCTATCTCGCCGAGGGCACCGACACGACGGTTGAGGAAGCACGGCGGCTATGGGCGGCGGTCGGCGAGCCCAATTTGATGGTCAAGGTGCCGGGCACCAAGGCCGGCGCCCGTGCGATCCGCACGCTGATCGAGGACGGGCTCAACATCAACGTCACGTTGCTGTTCTCGCTCGAATCCTACCAGGCGGTGGCGGAGGCCTATCTCGCCGGACTGGAAGCGCGGGTGAAGAAGGGGGAGCCGATCGACGGGATCGCCAGCGTCGCGAGCTTCTTCGTCAGCCGCATCGACGCCAAGATCGACAAGGCGATCGACACGCGTCTGGCCGCAGGCGGTGCCGAGAGCGAGGCGCTGAAGGCAGTGCGCGGCAAGGTGGCGATCGCCAACGCCAAGCTGGCCTATGCCTGGTACCAGGACATGATCGCCAGCCCGCGCTGGCAGGCGCTTGCCGCCAAGGGCGCGATGCCGCAGCGGCTGCTCTGGGCGTCGACTGGGGTCAAGGACCCGGCCTATCCCGACACGCTGTACATCGACACGTTGATCGGTCCCGACACGGTCAACACGATGCCGCCCAAGACCATGGACGCGTTTCGCGAGCATGGCACGGTGGCGCAGACACTCACGCAGGACGTGGACGCGGCGCGCCACGTTCTCGCCGAGGCCGAGCGGCTAGGGCTCGGGCTGGACGAAGTCACGACCGCGCTGGTGCCCGACGGCGTCAAGCAGTTCGCCGATGCTGCCGATGCGCTGCTCGGGGCCGTCGCGGGCAAGCGCACCGCGTTTCTCGGCGATCGGCAGAACGGCATGGACGCCGACCTGCCCGAGCCGCTGGAGAAGGCCGTGGAGGGCCGGCTGGAGGCCGCCCGTGCCGAGGGCTGGTCGCGCCGGCTGTGGCAAGGCGACGCGTCGCTTTGGACGGGCAAGGATGAAGCCAAGTGGCTCGGCTGGCTTCCCGCGGCGCGCGGTACCCAGACCGATCCGGAGGCGCTCGCCAGGCTGACGGCGCTGGCCAAGGGGCACAGGGATGTGGTGCTGCTCGGCATGGGCGGATCGAGCTTGGGCCCCGAGGTGCTGTCGCTGATCCTCGGTAGCGCCAATGGCGGCCCCAAGCTGCACGTGCTCGACACCACCGATCCTGGCCAGATCTCCAGCGTCGTCGGCGCCATCGATCCGAGCGAGGCGCTGTTCATCGTTTCATCCAAGTCGGGATCCACCATGGAGCCCGAGCTGCTGCGCGCCTATTTCTGGGACTTGGCGGGTAAGGACGGCAGCCGCTTCGTGGCGGTCACCGATCCTGGCTCCAAGCTGGAAGCGGCGGCGAAGGCCGAAGGCTTCGCGATGATCTTTCCGGGCGATCCGGCGATCGGCGGACGTTATTCGGTGCTGTCGGCTTTCGGCATGGTGCCGGCCGCAGCGATGGGCATCGATATCCACGCGTTCTTCGAGGCGACGGCACCGATGGTGTTCGCCTGCGGCCCCGATGTGCCGCCGTCAGCCAATCCCGGCTTCCAGCTCGGCGCCCTCCTGGGCGAAGCTGCGCTTTCCGGCCGCGACAAGCTCACCATCCTGCCATCGCCGGGACTGGTCCCGTTCGGTGCCTGGCTGGAGCAGTTGATTGCCGAAAGCACCGGCAAGCAGGGCAAGGGCATCGTTCCCGTCGATCTGGAGCCCGCTGGTGAGGCCGTCGATTATGGCAGCGACCGGCTGTTCGTGCACCTGCATCTCGCGGGTGACGACGACGCCGCCCTCGAGGCGAAGCTAGCCGCGCTCACGCAAGCCGGCCAGCCGCTCGTCACGATCCGCGTCGCCAAGCGCGAGCTGATCGGCCAGGAGTTCTTCCGCTGGGAAATCGCCACGGCGGTGGCGGGCGCGGTGATCGGCATCGATCCCTTCGACCAGCCGGACGTGGAGGATGCCAAGATCGCGACGCGCAAGCTGGTCGATGCCTATGAGCAGACCGGCGCGCTCGATCCGGCGACCGCGCTGGGCGAGACTGCGGACTTCGCGATCTTCGCGCCCGGGGACGCCGAATTCGCTGCCACCGACCCGATCGAGCTGTTGCGTCTGCACTTCGCGAGCCTGTTTCCACCGCGCTATGCCGGTTTTCTCGCTTATATCGAGCGGAACGATGCGAACGCGGCTGCGATCGAGGCCATGCGAGTGGCGGTGCGCGATGCCACCCAAGCCGCCACCGTTGCCGGCTTTGGCCCGCGCTTCCTGCACTCGACAGGCCAGGCGTATAAAGGCGGACCTGCCACAGGGGACTTCTTGGTCATCACCCGCGATCCCGATCCTGACGTCGCCATCCCCGGGCACCGCGCCAGCTTCGGCACCGTGCAGATCGCCCAGGCGCGCGGCGACATGGACGTGCTCGCCAGCCGCGGACAGCGCGTCATGCGGGTTCATTTAAAGCGCGGCGGTAGGGGCATCGCTGCCTTGGTCGACGCGGTTCGCGCGGCCGTCCGCGTCTAA
- the tkt gene encoding transketolase, whose translation MTQAPNATGFAEDGSPSRLAIDTIRTLAMDAVQKANSGHPGTPMALAPVAHTLWHDYLRYDPEAPDWPNRDRFVLSVGHASMLLYALLHLAGVREIDADGKPTGEPAVSLEDIKQFRQMSSKTPGHPEYRMTTGVETTTGPLGQGCGNSVGMAIAERALAAKYNRDGFDLFDHDVYVLCGDGDMMEGVSSEAASTAGHLKLSNLCWIYDSNHISIEGDTALAFDEDVGKRFEAYGWNVIHVDDANDTAAFARALDTFKATDDRPTFIVVRSVIGWGSPKAGSEKAHGEALGEDNVRATKKAYGWPEDAQFLVPDGVKEAFGGAISARGKPAREAWDALFERYAEAYPEEAAQIQDLRRGKIKDGWQGAIPSFPEDPKGLASRDSGGKVLNALAPLIPALMGGAADLSPSTKTDIKGKPSFEADDYAGQNMHFGVREHAMGSIANGMALSYLRSYTATFLVFADYMRAPIRLAAIMELPVVFVFTHDSIGVGEDGPTHQPIEHLATLRAIPGLDTIRPGDANEVAVAWRVALEHTHEPTAMILSRQAIPTLDREKYASADGLEKGAYILADAEGGDPEVILIGTGSELPMVADAHEKLTAQGIKSRVVSMPSWYLFEKQDQAYREQVLPPSVTARLAVEQGGSMGWDRYVTSDGATITMSTFGASAPLSKLQEKYGFTLDNVIKVARELIEKKNAK comes from the coding sequence ATGACCCAAGCTCCCAATGCCACCGGCTTCGCCGAGGATGGCTCCCCGTCCCGCCTTGCGATCGACACCATTCGAACCCTGGCGATGGACGCCGTGCAGAAGGCGAACTCCGGTCATCCGGGAACGCCTATGGCCCTGGCGCCCGTCGCGCATACGCTGTGGCACGATTACCTGCGCTACGATCCCGAGGCGCCGGACTGGCCCAACCGCGACCGCTTCGTGCTGTCGGTCGGCCATGCCTCGATGCTGCTCTACGCATTGCTGCACCTGGCAGGGGTCCGCGAGATCGATGCCGATGGCAAGCCGACGGGCGAACCGGCGGTCAGCCTGGAAGACATCAAGCAGTTCCGCCAGATGTCATCGAAGACCCCTGGCCATCCCGAATACCGGATGACCACCGGTGTGGAGACCACCACTGGGCCGCTCGGCCAGGGCTGCGGCAATTCGGTCGGGATGGCGATCGCCGAGCGCGCGCTGGCCGCCAAGTACAACCGGGACGGCTTCGACCTGTTCGATCATGACGTCTATGTGCTCTGCGGTGACGGCGACATGATGGAGGGCGTATCGAGCGAGGCCGCCTCCACCGCCGGTCATCTCAAACTGTCCAATCTGTGCTGGATCTACGACAGCAACCACATCTCGATCGAGGGCGACACCGCGCTCGCGTTCGACGAGGATGTCGGCAAGCGGTTCGAAGCCTATGGCTGGAACGTCATCCATGTCGACGACGCCAACGACACCGCTGCGTTCGCGCGGGCGCTCGACACCTTCAAGGCGACCGACGACCGCCCGACCTTCATCGTCGTCCGCTCAGTGATCGGCTGGGGCAGCCCCAAGGCTGGCAGCGAAAAGGCGCATGGCGAGGCTCTGGGCGAGGACAATGTCCGCGCGACCAAGAAGGCCTATGGTTGGCCGGAAGACGCGCAGTTCCTGGTACCCGATGGCGTCAAGGAAGCGTTTGGCGGCGCGATCTCGGCACGCGGCAAGCCGGCGCGCGAAGCGTGGGACGCACTGTTCGAGCGTTACGCAGAGGCGTACCCCGAGGAAGCCGCGCAAATCCAGGACCTGCGCCGCGGCAAGATCAAGGACGGCTGGCAGGGGGCGATCCCGAGCTTCCCTGAGGACCCCAAGGGCCTCGCGTCGCGCGACAGCGGCGGCAAGGTGCTCAACGCGCTCGCCCCGCTGATCCCGGCGCTGATGGGCGGTGCAGCCGATCTCTCGCCCTCGACCAAGACCGACATCAAGGGCAAGCCGTCGTTCGAGGCCGACGATTATGCCGGCCAGAACATGCATTTCGGCGTGCGCGAACATGCCATGGGGTCGATCGCCAACGGCATGGCGCTGTCGTACCTGCGATCCTACACCGCCACCTTCCTGGTGTTCGCCGATTACATGCGCGCGCCGATCCGGCTGGCGGCGATCATGGAGCTGCCGGTGGTGTTCGTGTTCACGCACGACTCGATCGGCGTCGGCGAGGATGGTCCTACCCATCAGCCGATCGAGCATCTCGCGACGCTGCGCGCGATTCCCGGGCTCGACACCATCCGCCCGGGCGACGCCAATGAAGTGGCGGTGGCTTGGAGGGTTGCGCTGGAGCATACGCACGAGCCGACCGCGATGATCCTGTCGCGCCAGGCGATCCCGACGCTCGACCGAGAGAAATATGCCTCGGCCGACGGGTTGGAAAAGGGCGCCTATATCCTGGCCGATGCCGAGGGGGGCGACCCCGAGGTGATCCTGATCGGCACCGGCTCCGAACTGCCGATGGTCGCCGACGCGCACGAGAAGCTGACCGCGCAGGGGATCAAGTCGCGCGTCGTGTCTATGCCGAGCTGGTATCTGTTCGAAAAGCAGGATCAGGCCTATCGCGAGCAGGTGCTGCCGCCGAGCGTCACCGCGCGGCTTGCGGTGGAGCAGGGCGGATCGATGGGCTGGGATCGTTATGTGACCAGCGATGGCGCGACGATCACCATGTCGACCTTCGGGGCTTCCGCGCCGCTGTCGAAGCTGCAGGAAAAATACGGCTTCACGCTCGACAACGTCATCAAGGTGGCGCGCGAGCTCATCGAAAAGAAGAACGCGAAATGA
- the rpiA gene encoding ribose-5-phosphate isomerase RpiA produces MTAFSIEQMKRAAAHAAVADIQAGMIVGLGTGSTAAYAIEALAARVAEGLAVEAVATSLRTADAARASGIRILDFAGIAEVDLCIDGVDEIDPSLRAIKGAGGAMLREKIVAASATRMIAIADESKDVPRLGTRPVPVEFLPFGRAFIERRITELGGRPTLRLTEEGALYGTDQGNPVLDCGFGPIDDPDGLGAALSSCPGIVGHGLFLTEIATVYVGTQQGVVRRDRQF; encoded by the coding sequence GTGACCGCGTTCTCGATCGAGCAGATGAAACGCGCCGCAGCCCATGCTGCGGTGGCGGATATCCAGGCAGGCATGATCGTCGGCCTCGGCACCGGCTCGACGGCGGCTTACGCGATAGAGGCGCTGGCCGCGCGCGTGGCCGAGGGGTTGGCGGTGGAGGCCGTCGCCACTTCCTTGCGCACCGCAGACGCGGCACGCGCTTCGGGCATCCGCATCCTCGACTTCGCCGGGATTGCCGAAGTCGATCTCTGCATTGACGGCGTCGACGAGATCGATCCCTCGCTGCGCGCCATCAAGGGGGCGGGTGGGGCGATGCTGCGCGAAAAGATCGTCGCGGCGTCGGCCACGCGGATGATCGCGATCGCGGACGAGTCGAAGGACGTACCGCGTCTCGGGACCAGGCCGGTGCCGGTCGAGTTCCTGCCGTTCGGCCGCGCGTTCATCGAACGCCGCATCACCGAACTTGGTGGGCGCCCCACGCTTCGCCTGACGGAGGAAGGAGCGCTCTATGGTACCGATCAGGGCAACCCGGTGCTCGATTGCGGCTTCGGGCCCATCGACGATCCGGATGGGCTAGGCGCGGCGCTCTCCAGCTGCCCGGGCATAGTGGGGCATGGACTTTTCCTGACGGAAATCGCCACAGTGTATGTCGGTACCCAACAGGGAGTCGTCCGGCGCGACAGGCAGTTCTGA